Proteins co-encoded in one Armatimonadota bacterium genomic window:
- a CDS encoding cold-shock protein, giving the protein MATGTVKWFSAEKGYGFIAVEGGKDVFVHYSAIVGEGFKTLEEGQRVQFDIVDGRKGPQAANVTVL; this is encoded by the coding sequence ATGGCCACAGGCACGGTCAAGTGGTTCAGCGCGGAGAAGGGCTACGGCTTCATCGCCGTCGAAGGCGGCAAGGACGTCTTCGTCCACTACTCCGCCATCGTTGGCGAGGGCTTCAAGACCCTCGAAGAGGGCCAGCGCGTCCAGTTCGACATCGTCGACGGGCGCAAGGGGCCGCAGGCAGCCAACGTCACGGTCCTCTAA
- a CDS encoding YggT family protein, protein MVAVDLLDLGFRIFLLLILARVVLSWVPDLAVRFPAVAHVVWRLTNPVLDPVRRLMPPVAGLDLSPLVAILLLQLLIVLLREALLSLL, encoded by the coding sequence ATGGTCGCCGTCGACCTGCTCGACCTCGGCTTTCGGATCTTCCTCCTGCTGATCCTGGCACGCGTGGTGCTCTCGTGGGTGCCCGATCTGGCCGTCCGCTTCCCGGCCGTGGCCCACGTCGTCTGGCGCCTCACCAACCCGGTGCTGGACCCGGTGCGGCGCTTGATGCCGCCGGTGGCCGGGCTGGACCTCTCGCCCCTGGTCGCCATCCTGTTGCTGCAGCTGCTGATCGTGCTGCTCAGGGAGGCGCTGTTGAGCCTGCTGTGA
- a CDS encoding Lrp/AsnC ligand binding domain-containing protein translates to MVQAYVLIRILPGKLAEALAQIQKTPGVKMAHAVTGPTDIIAFVETESMDTLGRLIVSRFQETPGVTRTTTCVVTPVSEG, encoded by the coding sequence ATGGTGCAGGCGTACGTGCTGATCCGCATCCTGCCCGGCAAACTGGCCGAGGCCCTGGCGCAGATTCAGAAGACGCCGGGCGTGAAGATGGCCCACGCCGTCACCGGGCCCACCGACATCATCGCCTTCGTGGAAACCGAGAGCATGGATACCCTGGGCCGGTTGATCGTCTCGCGGTTCCAGGAGACGCCCGGCGTCACCCGCACCACCACCTGCGTGGTGACGCCAGTTAGCGAGGGATAG
- a CDS encoding MFS transporter, with amino-acid sequence MALAHFTNDLYAAFLAPLLPLVVAKFGLSLALAGLMGTAFNATAALTQPLFGLAADRVRRPAFAVLGPTVTVLGMGLVGLAPTYGLMLIILFLTGLGVASFHPQAFALAGEVGGARRGTALSVFVAGGELGYALGPLFVAPIVGVLGLHGTVAAAVPGLLACAVLWARARTWQGTLPPAPDRLASDLRRHGPLLALVWLIVVIRSVIILSFILFLPLLLRERGQSLLVGATAVFLFGGIGALGGLLGGALSDRLGRRAILALSFVVGTPLLLLFTSTTSPWGLVALALGGMSFYLSAPVNVAIAQEVLPRRASLASAMVTGMAWGIAGISLTAVGALADRIGLAHTLGVLLALSAVGLVAVWALPRRRPPDDAPARPDGSV; translated from the coding sequence ATGGCCCTGGCCCACTTCACCAACGACCTTTACGCCGCGTTCCTCGCGCCCCTGCTGCCGCTGGTCGTGGCCAAGTTCGGCCTGTCGCTGGCGCTGGCAGGCCTGATGGGTACCGCGTTCAACGCCACCGCAGCGCTCACCCAGCCGCTGTTTGGGCTCGCCGCCGACCGCGTGCGCCGACCGGCGTTCGCCGTGCTGGGACCCACGGTGACGGTCCTCGGCATGGGCCTGGTGGGGCTGGCGCCGACGTACGGGCTGATGCTGATCATCCTGTTCCTCACCGGGCTCGGCGTGGCGTCGTTCCACCCCCAGGCGTTCGCGCTGGCCGGCGAGGTCGGTGGCGCCCGGCGCGGCACGGCGCTCTCGGTGTTCGTGGCGGGCGGCGAACTGGGCTACGCGCTCGGGCCCCTGTTCGTGGCGCCGATCGTGGGCGTCCTGGGGCTGCACGGCACCGTCGCCGCAGCGGTGCCAGGGCTGCTCGCCTGCGCCGTGCTGTGGGCACGGGCGCGCACCTGGCAGGGCACGCTCCCGCCGGCGCCCGATCGCCTGGCCAGCGACCTGCGGCGGCACGGCCCGCTGCTGGCCCTCGTCTGGCTCATCGTCGTCATCCGCAGTGTGATCATCCTCTCCTTCATCCTTTTCCTGCCGCTGCTGTTGCGGGAACGGGGGCAGTCGCTGCTGGTGGGTGCCACGGCGGTGTTCCTCTTCGGCGGGATCGGGGCCCTGGGCGGGCTGCTGGGCGGCGCGCTCTCGGACCGGCTGGGCCGACGTGCCATCCTCGCGCTGTCGTTCGTCGTGGGCACGCCGCTGCTGTTGCTGTTCACGTCCACCACGAGCCCGTGGGGGCTGGTGGCCCTGGCGCTCGGGGGCATGAGTTTCTACCTCTCGGCGCCCGTCAACGTGGCCATTGCGCAGGAAGTGCTGCCGCGGCGCGCGAGCCTCGCCAGCGCCATGGTGACGGGCATGGCGTGGGGGATCGCGGGGATCTCGTTGACGGCGGTGGGCGCCCTCGCCGACCGCATCGGCCTGGCGCACACGCTGGGCGTACTCCTGGCGCTGTCGGCCGTGGGGCTGGTCGCAGTCTGGGCGCTCCCGCGCCGCCGTCCACCCGACGATGCGCCTGCGCGCCCGGACGGCTCCGTGTAG
- the speD gene encoding adenosylmethionine decarboxylase, producing the protein MEPVGHHYVAEASGCNPEIIGRVEAVEQILVRAAEVAGVTVWAISFHRFPPNGVSGVVVISESHLSVHTWPEYGYVALDIFTCGNDAKPEAAVEYALKEFGATTMHITEITRGLEEGDRVFYHSIVTWEETLPTGDGRRAARSPKVVRPPRRASRAR; encoded by the coding sequence ATGGAACCGGTCGGACACCACTACGTGGCCGAGGCCTCGGGGTGCAATCCGGAGATCATTGGGCGGGTCGAGGCCGTCGAGCAGATCCTGGTCCGTGCGGCCGAAGTGGCGGGCGTCACCGTCTGGGCGATCTCGTTCCACCGTTTCCCTCCCAACGGTGTCTCGGGCGTGGTCGTCATCTCCGAATCGCACCTGTCGGTGCACACCTGGCCCGAGTACGGCTACGTGGCGCTGGACATCTTCACGTGCGGCAACGACGCCAAGCCGGAGGCCGCCGTGGAGTACGCCCTCAAGGAGTTCGGCGCCACCACGATGCACATTACCGAGATCACGCGGGGCCTGGAGGAGGGTGACCGCGTCTTCTACCACAGCATCGTGACGTGGGAGGAGACGCTCCCCACCGGTGACGGGCGCCGCGCGGCCCGGTCGCCCAAGGTCGTCCGACCGCCGCGCCGCGCGTCCCGCGCACGCTGA
- a CDS encoding ABC transporter permease has translation MIHVKPARAYAVWRHLRRHRAGLAGLGILAAFLAAGLFAPWLAPHDPYEIALEASLQGPSRDFWLGRDELGRDLLSRVVYGARLSLVIGAIAVAIGASVGVPVGAFSGYFGGWPDLLVQRAIDVLLAFPGILLAIVLVAILGVGLPQVMVAVGVVSIPVYARLVRGQVLAMRGQEFVEAARALGASARRILWRHILPNTMAVIIVQSTLQFASAILSAAALGFLGLGAQPPAAEWGTMLSSARQYIRLAPHSVTFPGLAIMLTVLGFNLLGDAIRDALDPRLRL, from the coding sequence ATGATTCACGTCAAGCCGGCACGGGCCTACGCCGTCTGGCGCCACCTTCGGCGCCACCGGGCTGGGCTGGCGGGTCTGGGGATCCTTGCCGCGTTCCTGGCGGCCGGGCTCTTCGCGCCGTGGCTGGCGCCCCACGATCCCTACGAGATCGCCCTGGAGGCCAGCCTGCAGGGCCCCAGTCGTGACTTCTGGTTGGGTCGCGACGAGCTCGGGCGCGACCTCCTCAGCCGCGTGGTCTACGGTGCCCGTCTGTCGCTGGTCATCGGGGCCATTGCGGTCGCGATCGGTGCGAGTGTCGGCGTGCCCGTCGGCGCGTTCTCGGGCTACTTCGGCGGATGGCCGGACCTCCTGGTCCAGCGCGCCATCGACGTGTTACTGGCCTTTCCGGGCATCCTGCTGGCCATCGTGCTCGTCGCCATCCTCGGCGTGGGGCTGCCGCAGGTGATGGTGGCCGTGGGCGTCGTGTCCATCCCGGTCTACGCCCGGCTCGTGCGCGGTCAGGTCCTGGCCATGCGGGGGCAGGAGTTCGTGGAGGCCGCCCGGGCGCTGGGCGCGTCGGCCCGGCGCATCCTCTGGCGGCACATCCTGCCCAACACCATGGCGGTGATCATCGTGCAGTCGACTCTGCAGTTCGCGTCCGCGATCCTGTCGGCTGCGGCGCTAGGGTTCCTGGGCCTCGGGGCGCAGCCGCCGGCGGCGGAGTGGGGCACGATGCTCTCCAGCGCCCGTCAGTACATCCGCCTGGCGCCCCACAGCGTCACCTTCCCCGGGCTGGCCATCATGCTCACCGTGCTGGGCTTCAACCTGCTGGGCGACGCCATTCGCGACGCCCTGGATCCTCGACTGCGTCTGTGA
- a CDS encoding ABC transporter permease codes for MWRYIATRLLLAVPVVFGVAFVVFAMVRVIPGDPAQVIAGEAATREFVEAVRRELGLDRPLLVQFAAFTANLLRGDLGRSVRSRAPVTHELWARIPNTVTLALAGLAVAVSVGIAAGVVSAMRPYSVIDTLVMLAALLGLSMPVFWSGLMMILVFAVWLGWLPAVGTGTPLHLVLPAVTLGLATAAIIARMTRSSMLEVLRADYVRTARAKGLAERVVVNRHAFRNALIPVITVVGLQMGTLLSGAVLTESVFAWPGIGRLLVEGVLARDYPVVQGAVLVVAFAFAVVNLVVDVLYAVVDPRIRYE; via the coding sequence ATGTGGCGGTACATCGCGACGCGGCTCCTGCTGGCCGTCCCGGTGGTCTTCGGCGTCGCCTTCGTGGTCTTTGCCATGGTGCGGGTCATCCCGGGCGACCCGGCCCAGGTCATCGCCGGCGAAGCCGCCACCCGGGAGTTCGTGGAGGCGGTGCGCCGGGAACTCGGGCTCGACCGCCCGCTGCTGGTGCAGTTCGCCGCGTTCACGGCCAATCTACTGCGCGGCGACCTCGGCCGCTCCGTGCGGTCCCGAGCACCGGTCACCCATGAGCTGTGGGCGCGCATCCCGAACACCGTGACCCTGGCGCTGGCCGGGCTCGCCGTCGCCGTCAGCGTCGGCATCGCGGCAGGGGTGGTGTCGGCGATGCGCCCGTACTCGGTGATCGACACCCTGGTGATGCTGGCGGCCCTGCTGGGGCTCTCGATGCCCGTGTTCTGGTCGGGCCTCATGATGATCCTGGTGTTCGCGGTGTGGCTGGGGTGGCTGCCCGCGGTGGGGACCGGCACACCGCTGCACCTGGTGCTGCCGGCGGTGACGCTGGGCCTGGCCACGGCAGCGATCATCGCCCGCATGACGCGTTCGAGCATGCTCGAGGTGCTCCGTGCCGACTACGTCCGCACGGCGCGCGCCAAGGGACTGGCCGAGCGCGTGGTCGTCAACCGCCATGCCTTCCGTAATGCCCTGATCCCCGTCATTACGGTCGTGGGCCTGCAGATGGGCACCCTGCTGTCGGGCGCGGTCCTGACGGAGAGCGTCTTCGCCTGGCCGGGCATCGGCCGGCTGCTCGTGGAGGGGGTTTTGGCCCGCGACTACCCGGTGGTGCAGGGAGCCGTGCTGGTGGTGGCCTTCGCCTTCGCGGTGGTCAACCTCGTCGTCGACGTGCTGTACGCCGTGGTGGACCCGCGCATCCGCTACGAATGA
- a CDS encoding glutathione ABC transporter substrate-binding protein, with amino-acid sequence MRNAVMAVLVCVLGLGSLSAGAAPAVTPQRGGTLIVGQGTDATTLDGHLYTDAPTATIMEHMVETLFELTPEGKVQPRLATGVQVAPDGRTFTIRLRPGVRFHDGTALDAEAVKFNLDRILDPATRAPWRFLISRVQRVEVVDSMTVRLTTDAPFAPLLAHLTHSGTGIQSPAAIRRLGADYARQPVGTGPFRFREWVRGDRVVVVRNDDYWGERALLDEVQFRVIPDDGARLAALEAGSLHVAVRVPPREIDRLRGSRDIRVSVDTSLRTIYAAFNVSRPPFNDRRVRLALNYAVNKEAIVRSALAGTARVSDAPIAPNVQGYSKIMTYPWDLERAEALLREAGYSRERPLRAVFHHPTGRYIRDAEIAASIQGLARRAGIELELRTLEFGAYLALTARPREQNDIQMYMLGWGTVTGDADYGLYALFHTSQFPPVGFNRGFYSNPRVDALLDRGRTTVDQAERTRIYAEAMRLIMEDAAWVFLHSESQVTGLRTTVQGVVVHPSERIIASAAWLRR; translated from the coding sequence ATGCGGAACGCGGTGATGGCAGTCCTGGTGTGCGTGCTTGGTCTGGGAAGCCTCTCGGCCGGCGCGGCGCCGGCCGTCACGCCCCAACGCGGTGGGACGCTCATCGTCGGGCAGGGCACCGATGCCACCACGCTCGACGGACACCTGTACACCGACGCACCGACGGCGACCATCATGGAGCACATGGTGGAAACCCTCTTCGAGCTGACCCCCGAGGGCAAGGTCCAGCCGCGCCTTGCCACAGGCGTGCAGGTCGCGCCGGACGGCCGAACGTTCACCATCCGTCTGCGCCCCGGTGTGCGGTTCCACGACGGCACCGCCCTGGACGCGGAGGCCGTGAAGTTCAACCTCGACCGGATTCTCGATCCGGCGACGCGCGCCCCGTGGCGTTTCCTCATCAGCCGTGTGCAGCGAGTGGAGGTCGTCGACTCCATGACCGTGCGCCTGACAACCGACGCCCCGTTCGCGCCCCTGCTGGCCCACCTCACCCATAGCGGCACCGGCATCCAGAGCCCCGCGGCGATTCGGCGCCTGGGCGCCGACTACGCGCGTCAGCCCGTGGGCACCGGGCCCTTCCGGTTCCGGGAGTGGGTACGCGGGGACCGCGTGGTGGTGGTCCGTAACGACGACTACTGGGGCGAGCGGGCCCTGCTGGACGAGGTCCAGTTCCGCGTCATCCCCGACGACGGCGCGCGCCTGGCGGCGCTGGAGGCCGGGTCGCTGCACGTGGCCGTGCGCGTCCCGCCCCGCGAGATCGACCGACTCCGGGGGAGCCGGGACATCCGCGTGTCGGTCGACACGAGCCTGCGGACGATCTACGCGGCGTTCAACGTGTCCCGGCCGCCCTTCAACGACCGGCGTGTCCGCCTGGCGCTCAACTACGCCGTCAACAAGGAGGCCATCGTGCGGTCGGCGCTGGCGGGTACGGCGCGCGTCTCCGACGCCCCCATCGCGCCCAACGTGCAAGGGTATTCGAAGATCATGACCTACCCGTGGGATCTGGAGCGCGCCGAAGCGCTGCTGCGGGAAGCCGGGTACAGCCGCGAACGCCCGTTGCGCGCCGTGTTCCACCACCCCACGGGACGGTACATCCGCGACGCCGAGATCGCAGCGAGCATCCAGGGCCTGGCGCGCCGGGCCGGCATCGAGCTCGAACTGCGGACGCTCGAGTTTGGTGCCTACCTCGCCCTGACCGCGCGGCCCAGGGAGCAGAACGACATCCAGATGTACATGCTCGGTTGGGGCACCGTGACCGGCGACGCGGACTACGGGCTGTACGCCCTGTTCCACACCTCGCAGTTCCCGCCGGTGGGCTTCAACCGCGGCTTCTACAGCAACCCGCGGGTCGACGCGCTGCTGGACCGCGGCCGGACCACCGTCGACCAGGCCGAGCGTACCCGGATCTACGCCGAGGCCATGCGGCTGATCATGGAGGACGCTGCATGGGTCTTCCTGCACAGCGAGTCGCAGGTCACCGGCCTGCGCACCACCGTGCAGGGCGTCGTCGTCCACCCCTCCGAGCGGATCATCGCCAGCGCGGCGTGGTTGCGCCGGTAG
- a CDS encoding DedA family protein → MEFLARALDVLVHLDRSLNTVVQTYGVWAYPVLAAVIFAETGLVVTPFLPGDSLLFAAGAIAARGGLNVWALAALLTAAAIVGDAVNYWVGRALGARLVAAGRYVRQEHLDRTHAFYERHGAKTIVLARFVPIVRTFAPFVAGVGRMTYSRFTVYNVTGALLWVGIFVFGGYWFGNLPLVQRHLTLVLAGVIAVSLLPVGLEVVRAWRGKQGSRHRR, encoded by the coding sequence GTGGAGTTCCTGGCGCGCGCCCTGGACGTCCTCGTGCACCTGGACCGCTCCCTGAACACGGTGGTCCAGACGTATGGCGTGTGGGCCTATCCGGTGCTGGCGGCGGTGATCTTCGCCGAGACCGGGCTCGTGGTGACGCCGTTCTTGCCGGGCGACTCGCTGCTGTTCGCCGCCGGGGCCATCGCCGCCCGCGGCGGCCTCAACGTCTGGGCCCTGGCCGCGCTGTTGACCGCCGCCGCCATCGTCGGCGACGCGGTGAACTACTGGGTCGGGCGCGCGCTGGGCGCCCGGCTGGTCGCCGCCGGCCGGTACGTCCGGCAGGAGCACCTGGACCGCACCCACGCGTTCTACGAGCGGCACGGCGCCAAGACCATCGTGCTGGCGCGGTTCGTGCCGATCGTGCGCACCTTCGCGCCCTTCGTGGCCGGGGTGGGCCGCATGACCTACAGCCGGTTCACCGTCTACAACGTGACGGGCGCGCTGCTGTGGGTGGGGATCTTCGTCTTCGGCGGCTACTGGTTCGGCAACCTCCCCCTCGTGCAACGGCACCTGACGCTGGTGCTGGCGGGCGTCATCGCGGTCTCCCTGCTGCCCGTCGGGCTCGAGGTGGTCCGCGCGTGGCGGGGGAAGCAAGGATCGCGTCATCGCCGTTGA
- a CDS encoding GGDEF domain-containing protein, with amino-acid sequence MGPLGVALAVVGVVLLVLAATARPAVSAAGWIALGVASAVTPLLRIALPSGIGVTPLGGLALGVLFRYGWPAALLVLVPGLVVDGVRQRRAPTRIGAALGQEVLALGGAGAVTPPAGADAFSAWTVALGGAVYTVVWAAVAAAMRRAAPVRRPVVRPPVGIDALLAPAAMVPGGVLVAALAQATETEAMGLALGSAVWLLVGVAAWGVATARAAQRKIADLERRLDDAMVAVERLAVADPLTGLYNRRQFHLRLEEEFRREARANTPFSVLLLDIVQFRQINETHGHLVGDAVLQQLARLLDGAVRPGDLLFRIGGDDFAALLPRTDRPAAEAALQRLVALAGATPLPAGSRRILVSLQGAVATAPEAGTDPETLLAAATAALDRARALRRTQPSAANAAPPSS; translated from the coding sequence GTGGGCCCGCTGGGGGTGGCGCTGGCGGTGGTCGGTGTGGTGTTGCTGGTCCTGGCGGCGACCGCGCGGCCTGCCGTGTCCGCCGCGGGCTGGATCGCGCTGGGAGTGGCGTCGGCGGTGACGCCGCTGTTGCGCATCGCGCTCCCGTCGGGGATCGGGGTCACCCCGCTTGGCGGGCTGGCGCTGGGCGTGCTGTTCCGCTATGGCTGGCCTGCGGCCCTCCTGGTGCTCGTGCCCGGTCTGGTGGTCGACGGCGTGCGCCAGCGGCGCGCGCCGACCAGGATCGGTGCCGCGCTGGGCCAGGAGGTCCTCGCGCTGGGCGGCGCGGGCGCCGTGACGCCCCCCGCGGGTGCCGACGCGTTCAGCGCGTGGACCGTGGCCCTGGGCGGTGCGGTCTACACCGTGGTGTGGGCGGCCGTCGCGGCGGCGATGCGGCGGGCTGCGCCGGTCCGGCGGCCCGTCGTGCGGCCGCCGGTCGGGATCGACGCGCTGCTCGCGCCTGCGGCCATGGTGCCCGGCGGGGTGCTGGTGGCCGCGCTCGCGCAGGCGACCGAGACGGAGGCGATGGGCCTTGCCCTGGGCAGCGCGGTCTGGCTCCTGGTCGGTGTCGCTGCGTGGGGTGTGGCCACCGCGCGGGCGGCGCAGCGGAAGATCGCCGACCTCGAGCGCCGGCTCGACGACGCCATGGTGGCGGTGGAGCGTCTGGCCGTGGCCGACCCCCTGACGGGGCTGTACAACCGCCGGCAGTTCCACCTGCGGCTCGAGGAGGAGTTCCGGCGCGAGGCGCGCGCCAACACGCCGTTCAGCGTCCTGCTGCTTGACATCGTGCAGTTCCGGCAGATCAACGAGACCCACGGCCACCTGGTGGGTGACGCCGTGCTGCAGCAGCTGGCCCGCCTGCTGGACGGCGCGGTACGGCCGGGCGACCTGCTGTTCCGCATCGGGGGCGACGACTTCGCAGCCCTGCTGCCCCGCACCGATCGTCCGGCCGCGGAAGCCGCCCTGCAGCGGCTCGTGGCCCTGGCGGGCGCCACGCCGCTCCCGGCCGGCTCCCGTCGCATCCTCGTCAGCCTGCAGGGCGCGGTGGCCACCGCACCGGAGGCCGGCACCGACCCGGAGACCCTGCTGGCGGCCGCCACGGCCGCCCTGGACCGCGCACGGGCCCTGCGGCGCACGCAGCCGTCGGCGGCCAACGCGGCGCCCCCGTCGTCCTGA
- a CDS encoding dipeptidase has translation MRRIVASVDAALAYAREHQARFLHELQELLRIPSVSTAPAHAADVARAAHWLAAHLEALGLRARVEAGTRHPLVLAEWMGAPGRPTVLCYGHFDVQPPDPLELWRTPPFDPVVEGDVLYARGASDDKGQLFVHLKAVEAILRTAGRLPVNLKVLLEGEEEIGSPTLATYVPRRRRRLACDAALVSDGALFAPDLPTLVTGLRGLLYTEIEVRGAQRDLHSGQFGGAAPNAVGAAAQIVAALKDRRGRIRVPGFYRRVQEPAPAEREAWARLPFDEAAFLATLGTDVAPGEAGVPVLERLWVRPTLDVHGIAGGFTAEGMKTVIPARAVAKVSMRLVPDQEPGRIFRRFARFVQRQAPPGVRVEVRHLASTPPVVTSPDAPAARAAARALEETFGRPPVYVREGGSVPVVGAFVRTLQVPAVLMGFGLPDDNLHAPNEKFALRNFTRGIEATIRFFHHYGNV, from the coding sequence GTGCGTCGAATTGTGGCGAGCGTGGACGCGGCCCTGGCCTACGCGCGCGAGCACCAGGCGCGGTTTCTGCACGAGCTGCAGGAGCTGCTGCGGATCCCCAGCGTCAGCACGGCACCGGCGCACGCGGCGGACGTCGCACGCGCCGCGCACTGGCTGGCCGCCCACCTGGAGGCTCTGGGGCTGCGCGCACGGGTGGAGGCGGGCACCCGCCACCCGCTGGTGCTGGCCGAGTGGATGGGGGCGCCGGGGCGGCCCACGGTGCTGTGCTACGGGCACTTCGACGTCCAGCCGCCGGACCCGCTCGAGCTGTGGCGCACACCGCCCTTCGACCCGGTGGTGGAGGGCGACGTCCTCTACGCGCGGGGCGCGTCCGACGACAAGGGACAGCTGTTCGTCCACCTCAAGGCGGTCGAAGCCATCCTGCGCACGGCGGGCAGGCTGCCGGTCAACCTGAAGGTCCTCCTGGAAGGCGAGGAGGAGATCGGCAGCCCCACGCTGGCGACGTACGTGCCGCGGCGGCGCCGGCGCCTGGCCTGCGACGCGGCGCTCGTGAGCGACGGCGCGCTGTTTGCGCCCGATCTGCCCACGCTGGTCACCGGGCTGCGGGGGTTGCTCTACACCGAGATCGAGGTGCGGGGCGCGCAGCGCGACCTGCACTCGGGCCAGTTCGGCGGCGCGGCGCCCAACGCGGTGGGCGCGGCGGCGCAGATCGTGGCCGCCCTCAAGGACCGCCGGGGTCGCATCCGCGTGCCGGGGTTCTACCGGCGCGTGCAGGAGCCCGCCCCCGCCGAGCGCGAGGCGTGGGCCAGGCTGCCGTTCGACGAGGCGGCCTTCCTCGCGACCCTGGGCACCGACGTAGCGCCCGGCGAGGCCGGGGTGCCGGTGCTCGAGCGGCTGTGGGTGCGGCCCACGTTGGACGTGCACGGGATCGCCGGGGGCTTCACCGCCGAGGGCATGAAGACCGTGATTCCCGCCCGGGCGGTGGCCAAGGTCTCCATGCGCCTGGTGCCCGACCAGGAGCCCGGGCGCATCTTCCGGCGCTTCGCGCGGTTCGTGCAGCGCCAGGCGCCGCCCGGCGTACGCGTGGAGGTGCGCCACCTCGCGTCGACGCCCCCGGTGGTGACGTCGCCCGATGCGCCGGCCGCACGGGCCGCGGCCCGTGCGTTGGAGGAGACGTTCGGCCGTCCGCCGGTCTACGTGCGGGAGGGCGGGAGCGTGCCCGTGGTGGGGGCGTTCGTGCGGACCCTGCAGGTGCCCGCGGTGTTGATGGGCTTCGGCCTTCCCGACGACAACCTGCACGCGCCCAACGAGAAGTTCGCCCTGCGCAACTTCACGCGGGGCATCGAGGCCACCATCCGGTTCTTCCACCACTATGGGAACGTCTGA
- a CDS encoding YceI family protein: protein MARGMVWMAVLVAQAATLVPVGAFQIEPGASRVEFVMRDNRGGFTGGTDRVTGTVHVRQVDGDAFAATVEARVDARALSTGIGLRDAQMRRDFLQTDRYPEIVFRGTVVPQGRLTALRIPAMARGTLTIRDVTREVEIPLEVTALGDAYLATAETTIRLSAFGIPIPRFLIFVAEDPITVRLQVRLRRG, encoded by the coding sequence ATGGCGCGGGGCATGGTCTGGATGGCGGTGCTGGTGGCGCAGGCGGCGACGCTGGTGCCGGTCGGCGCGTTCCAGATCGAGCCGGGGGCCAGCCGCGTGGAGTTCGTCATGCGCGACAACCGCGGCGGGTTCACCGGCGGCACCGACCGCGTCACGGGCACGGTGCACGTCCGGCAGGTAGACGGTGACGCGTTCGCGGCCACGGTGGAGGCCCGGGTGGACGCCCGCGCCCTGTCGACGGGCATCGGGCTGCGCGACGCCCAGATGCGGCGGGACTTCCTGCAGACCGACCGGTACCCGGAGATCGTGTTTCGCGGGACGGTGGTCCCCCAGGGTCGCCTCACCGCCCTGCGCATTCCGGCCATGGCACGTGGGACACTGACGATCCGCGACGTGACGCGCGAGGTCGAGATCCCGCTGGAGGTGACGGCGCTGGGCGACGCGTACCTGGCCACGGCAGAGACCACGATCCGGCTCTCGGCGTTTGGCATTCCCATCCCCCGCTTCCTGATCTTCGTGGCCGAGGACCCGATCACGGTGCGGCTGCAGGTGCGCCTGCGGCGCGGGTAG